A stretch of Channa argus isolate prfri chromosome 16, Channa argus male v1.0, whole genome shotgun sequence DNA encodes these proteins:
- the LOC137101771 gene encoding MAPK/MAK/MRK overlapping kinase-like isoform X2, giving the protein MMTGYKVIKKIGEGTFSEVVKTQSLKDGKFYACKTMKQTINSMEQANNLREVQAMKRLSPHANIIQLHELIFDKETGTVSLICELMEMNIYEFIQGRQTPLPEYTVKHYLYQLCKSLEHMHSCGIFHRDVKPENILIKQNILKLGDFGSCRSVYSKPPHTEYISTRWYRAPECLLTDGYYSLKMDIWSAGCVFFEIMSLNPLFPGTNELDQVAKIHDVLGTPDRSVLQKFKQSRAMHFNFPPKKGFGISRLIPNCPAPALSLLYQMLAYDPDERITAETALRHTYFREIRLAEKKADTLHRVPGTMDGVGSSETHSSLEHIWRPTKLGKQLRGRHTRQTPLMSHNLKHVAEPVLRRNVPQCPTELPKLNMVVPGPQYSFPVSTVPAFMVTHRSTLPAIMSKKCQSRLAKPRDEPHGTAFKTYYMPPLDRKHGGY; this is encoded by the exons ATGATGACAG GTTACAAAGTAATCAAGAAAATCGGGGAGGGCACATTTTCGGAGGTGGTCAAAACTCAGAGCCTCAAAGATGGAAAGTTCTATGCATGTAAAACCATGAAGCAGACAATAAACAG TATGGAGCAGGCCAACAACCTGCGGGAAGTCCAGGCTATGAAGAGACTAAGCCCACATGCAAATATTATCCAGCTGCATGAATTGATTTT TGACAAAGAAACTGGAACAGTGTCCTTGATTTGTGAGCTGATGGAAATGAACATCTATGAGTTCATACAAG GAAGACAAACCCCACTGCCAGaatacacagtaaaacattaCTTGTACCAGCTTTGCAAGTCACTTGAACATATGCACAG CTGTGGGATCTTTCATCGAGATGTTAAGCCAGAAAACATTCTTATAAAA caaaacattttgaaacttGGAGACTTCGGCTCATGTCGTAGCGTGTACTCCAAGCCTCCCCACACGGAGTACATATCTACACGCTGGTACAGAGCCCCAGAGTGTCTCCTCACTGATGGGTATTACAGCTTAAAGATGGACATCTGGAGCGCTGGTTGTGTCTTCTTTGAGATCATGAG CTTAAATCCTCTCTTTCCTGGAACCAACGAGTTGGACCAGGTTGCCAAGATCCACGATGTGTTGGGGACACCAGATAGGAGTGTCCTTCAAAAGTTCAAGCA GTCTAGAGCAATGCATTTCAACTTTCCCCCAAAGAAAGGCTTCGGTATCTCGCGGTTAATCCCCAACTGCCCGGCCCCGGCTCTGTCGCTGCTCTATCAGATGCTTGCCTATGACCCAGATGAGCGTATCACTGCAGAAACAGCCCTGCGACACACATACTTCAGGGAAATCAG GCTTGCAGAGAAGAAAGCAGACACTCTTCACAGAGTTCCTGGTACAATGGATGGAGTAGGGAGTAGTGAGACACACAGCTCCTTAGAGCACATCTGGCGCCCCACCAAACTTGGCAAACAGCTGAGAGGAAGGCATACAAGACAAACACCTTTAATGAGT CACAACCTGAAGCATGTAGCAGAACCCGTTCTCAGGAGGAACGTTCCTCAATGTCCTACAGAGCTGCCCAAGCTCAATATGGTTGTGCCAGGACCTCAGTACTCCTTCCCAGTCTCCACTGTGCCTGCATTCATGGTTACTCACCGAAGCACACTGCCAGCAATCATGTCAAAAAAGTGCCAGTCACGGTTGGCAAAG CCTCGGGATGAGCCACATGGCACAGCTTTCAAGACCTACTACATGCCACCTCTGGATAGGAAACATGGAGGCTACTGA
- the LOC137101771 gene encoding MAPK/MAK/MRK overlapping kinase-like isoform X1, whose product MMHYSNWLIGVKNRASLRNACKTPPSTDWNNRGNVVEMQNNSPQANEKTSVLTVTTHLWREGYKVIKKIGEGTFSEVVKTQSLKDGKFYACKTMKQTINSMEQANNLREVQAMKRLSPHANIIQLHELIFDKETGTVSLICELMEMNIYEFIQGRQTPLPEYTVKHYLYQLCKSLEHMHSCGIFHRDVKPENILIKQNILKLGDFGSCRSVYSKPPHTEYISTRWYRAPECLLTDGYYSLKMDIWSAGCVFFEIMSLNPLFPGTNELDQVAKIHDVLGTPDRSVLQKFKQSRAMHFNFPPKKGFGISRLIPNCPAPALSLLYQMLAYDPDERITAETALRHTYFREIRLAEKKADTLHRVPGTMDGVGSSETHSSLEHIWRPTKLGKQLRGRHTRQTPLMSHNLKHVAEPVLRRNVPQCPTELPKLNMVVPGPQYSFPVSTVPAFMVTHRSTLPAIMSKKCQSRLAKPRDEPHGTAFKTYYMPPLDRKHGGY is encoded by the exons ATGATGCACTACTCAAACTGGCTTATTGGCGTAAAAAACAGGGCAAGCCTTCGCAATGCGTGCAAAACACCACCCAGCACCGACTGGAACAACAGGGGAAATGTTGTGGAAATGCAGAACAACAGTCCGCAGGCAAACGAAAAGACATCAGTGCTGACGGTCACCACCCACCTCTGGAGGGAAG GTTACAAAGTAATCAAGAAAATCGGGGAGGGCACATTTTCGGAGGTGGTCAAAACTCAGAGCCTCAAAGATGGAAAGTTCTATGCATGTAAAACCATGAAGCAGACAATAAACAG TATGGAGCAGGCCAACAACCTGCGGGAAGTCCAGGCTATGAAGAGACTAAGCCCACATGCAAATATTATCCAGCTGCATGAATTGATTTT TGACAAAGAAACTGGAACAGTGTCCTTGATTTGTGAGCTGATGGAAATGAACATCTATGAGTTCATACAAG GAAGACAAACCCCACTGCCAGaatacacagtaaaacattaCTTGTACCAGCTTTGCAAGTCACTTGAACATATGCACAG CTGTGGGATCTTTCATCGAGATGTTAAGCCAGAAAACATTCTTATAAAA caaaacattttgaaacttGGAGACTTCGGCTCATGTCGTAGCGTGTACTCCAAGCCTCCCCACACGGAGTACATATCTACACGCTGGTACAGAGCCCCAGAGTGTCTCCTCACTGATGGGTATTACAGCTTAAAGATGGACATCTGGAGCGCTGGTTGTGTCTTCTTTGAGATCATGAG CTTAAATCCTCTCTTTCCTGGAACCAACGAGTTGGACCAGGTTGCCAAGATCCACGATGTGTTGGGGACACCAGATAGGAGTGTCCTTCAAAAGTTCAAGCA GTCTAGAGCAATGCATTTCAACTTTCCCCCAAAGAAAGGCTTCGGTATCTCGCGGTTAATCCCCAACTGCCCGGCCCCGGCTCTGTCGCTGCTCTATCAGATGCTTGCCTATGACCCAGATGAGCGTATCACTGCAGAAACAGCCCTGCGACACACATACTTCAGGGAAATCAG GCTTGCAGAGAAGAAAGCAGACACTCTTCACAGAGTTCCTGGTACAATGGATGGAGTAGGGAGTAGTGAGACACACAGCTCCTTAGAGCACATCTGGCGCCCCACCAAACTTGGCAAACAGCTGAGAGGAAGGCATACAAGACAAACACCTTTAATGAGT CACAACCTGAAGCATGTAGCAGAACCCGTTCTCAGGAGGAACGTTCCTCAATGTCCTACAGAGCTGCCCAAGCTCAATATGGTTGTGCCAGGACCTCAGTACTCCTTCCCAGTCTCCACTGTGCCTGCATTCATGGTTACTCACCGAAGCACACTGCCAGCAATCATGTCAAAAAAGTGCCAGTCACGGTTGGCAAAG CCTCGGGATGAGCCACATGGCACAGCTTTCAAGACCTACTACATGCCACCTCTGGATAGGAAACATGGAGGCTACTGA